A part of Syngnathus acus chromosome 20, fSynAcu1.2, whole genome shotgun sequence genomic DNA contains:
- the ddt gene encoding D-dopachrome decarboxylase, whose amino-acid sequence MPFVELQSNLPASSFSADFLKKLCTFAADVLGKPLDRMHLIVKPGLPMMMAGTCTPCVVLSISAIGVTDTADKNKEHSAKLFEFLTRELALTEDRITLQFHSLQPHQVGKAGTVMSYL is encoded by the exons ATGCCGTTTGTCGAATTGCAGAGCAATTTACCAGCAAGCTCATTCTCGGCGGATTTCCTGAAAAAGCTATGTACATTCGCTGCGGATGTTTTGGGAAAGCCACTTGAC AGAATGCACTTGATTGTAAAGCCGGGGTTACCAATGATGATGGCAGGAACTTGCACTCCCTGTGTGGTGTTGTCGATATCTGCTATCGGGGTAACCGACACTGCTGACAAGAATAAGGAGCACAGTGCCAAGCTCTTTGAGTTTCTAACCAGAGAGCTTGCTCTGACTGAAGACAG GATTACCCTTCAGTTCCACAGTTTGCAGCCTCACCAGGTTGGAAAGGCCGGAACAGTTATGAGCTATCTATAA
- the LOC119139630 gene encoding zinc finger protein OZF-like — MRARTTAKYAEEICASKEEKDRHRPRLETLWQQPRVVLIRADISEYFGPEQQKPERLHIKEEKEDKELAHFIKQKDKVHPVIKTDDVESEQFHIKEEEKDLYDIKKEKEEEDVYSVLSLKSIDEGRREMDKGAEPPRSSLSQQMTTENNGDHCGGLQADGLLSPASDCDDMSHAPSADGDCDIVYQSESKQWKCSRCWKMFAHKTSFKRHVLIHTGEKPFCCSVCGQTFFQKGNLNQHTRTHTGEKPFSCSVCGQRFSHKGHLKAHARTHTGEKPFSCSVCGQTFSQKVGLNKHTRTHTGEKPFACPFCGQRFSDKANLEKHRRTHTGEKPFSCSVCGQRFSHRGNLKIHTRSHTGEKPFSCSVCGQRFSQKGSLKVHTRTHTGEKPFTCSVCGHRFSQKGGLKIHTRTHTRQKPISC; from the exons ATGCGTGCCAGGACCACAGCAAAGTACGCGGAGGAAATTTGTGCatcaaaagaggaaaaggacCGTCATCGTCCACGACTGGAAACTCTTTGGCAGCAGCCTCGTGTTGTGTTAATTAGAGCAG atATCAGTGAATATTTTGGTCCTGAGCAGCAGAAGCCAGAGCGCCTTCAcattaaagaggaaaaggaggaCAAAGAGCTTGCCCACTTTATTaagcaaaaagacaaagtgcATCCTGTCATCAAAACAGATGACGTGGAGTCGGAGCAATTTCACataaaagaggaggaaaaagacCTCTACGACATtaaaaaggagaaggaagaagaggatgTCTACAGCGTGCTCTCTTTGAAGAGTATAGATGAGGGTCGTCGTGAGATGGACAAAGGGGCGGAGCCTCCAAGAAGCAGCTTAAGTCAACAAATGACAACAGAAAATAACGGAGACCACTGTGGAGGATTGCAAGCAGACGGCCTCTTATCTCCAGCATCAGATTGTGATGACATGTCACATGCTCCTAGCGCTGATGGTGACTGTGATATTGTATACCAGTCCGAAAGCAAACAATGGAAATGTTCTCGGTGTTGGAAAATGTTCGCTCATAAAACGAGTTTCAAACGACACGTACTAATacacacaggtgagaaacctttttgcTGCTCGgtttgtggccaaacattTTTTCAGAAAGGAAACTTAAACCagcacacaagaacccacactggtgagaaaccatTTTCCTGCTCTGTTTGTGGCCAACGATTCTCTCATAAGGGACACTTAAAAGCAcatgcaagaacacacactggtgagaaacctttttcttgctcagtttgtggccaaactTTCTCACAGAAGGTAGgcttaaataaacacacaagaacacacactggtgagaaaccatTTGCCTGCCcattttgtggccaaagattctcggATAAGGCAAACttagaaaaacacagaagaacccacactggtgagaaaccctTTTCTTGCTccgtttgtggccaaagattctctcacAGGGGAAacttaaaaatacacacaagaagccatactggtgagaaacccttttcctgctcagtttgtggccaaagattctctcagaagGGAAGCTTAAAAGTACACACAAGAACCCATACTGGTGAGAAACCGTTtacctgctcagtttgtggccacagattctctcagaagggaggcttaaaaatacacacaagaacccacactcgCCAAAAACCTATTTCCTGCTAA